ATGTAGGGCACAAAGAAGGCAAGGGTTAAAAAATGCTATTGTCCGACACCCGGGCAACTGATGATCAAGATCTCACTTGTCCTTGCTAATATAATAAGCtgataaaatgttttggatgggCAAGTGGAAGAATATTACGGGCAAGTAAGAATGTAAGAAGTGagttttaaaatactaaaatgtAAAATGCGCTTATGAAAAAGTTCATATTGTAACAATCTACATGTATAGTGTTTTTGATACACAGTGAGCATAACGCTGTAATCTTGTACttttgtgacaaaattaaaTGATGTTAGGCTTCTTGTAACTTATTTCCATAATGAGTggatatatactgatggaaagaaataaaggatcacacagatagcaacaagaaataatgactgcatcaaaaattaATTCACCTTGTccgaagttgactgggaacatataggcagcacattcagcactgcagacattcaatcccactttacaacttggtatgaaatacagacattattacgctagttgtgaattaaatttggtctacaaaataatgtgttcccttatttctttccatcagtatagttGGGGTGTGCGTGTTAAtgagaaaatattaacttttcTATATTcgtgtattttttatattaagatatttAATCTCAATCATATCAGCTACATGTATTATCGGGTTactttacaatttacatttcCTGGGCTGAttcataatttgtatttattgttttcagaaGAGGATCTGTTTATCTGCGAATGGAGATTCAGGCTGTGTCTGCACCACTGCAAAGAAAGGTCAGTTTgaccatacatgtatttcagtcTATAGGCACCGTAATAAAAAcaggggagagacgtagcccagtggtaaagcgctcacttgatgcgcggtcggtttgggatcgatccccatcagtgggcccattgggctatttctcgctccagccagtgcaccatgactggcacatcaaaggctgtggtaggtgctatccttgctgccaatcgaaaagagtagcccatgaagtggcgacagcaggtttcctccttcagtatctgtgtggtccttaaccatatgtctgacgccatataaccataaataaaatgtgttgagtgcgtcgttaaataaaacatttccttccttcattcataaaataaaaacaaaacataaatgcCCCTACTAGGTCGTTATAGGGTTAAACTCTTTTGAAATTGTACACTGCATTTCAGGtactttatcaaattttaaacagcCGTTTTCTTAttataatcttcttttttttaatttccaagattttagggtacataattttacccttcgtgTTCTCTGTGCTTGAAACGTAATTATATATCGgtacaaaattaaatttgaaatgaAGAAACCCCTAAAACCTTTCATGTCATTTTATTGATTTCTTTCAGGAGCTGGTTGTACGACTGACAGATGAAAAGGATTTATTTTTCCTGTACACTTTGAGACTTGGTGAAGAGGATTTTCAGACGTATGTAAAAGTTTGATCTTGGCCCATGCTTATGAAACTTTAGTCTATACTCAAACCTCTTATCACATCACATGGATGCAatgtgtatggcgttgccatgatgttaaagtctCATACTCTGGAGTCTTGAGTTTTTATTAGCATGGAGCCAAGATTCAGTTTTCTTCtggttatttgttgtattatgGATTAGAAGTTAAAATGCATTTACACGTATTTGCCAGGATGGCAGACTACAATGCACATttctaaaatgtatttcattcttAGCCACGAAAGGCGAGTGATCACTCCTACTCTCCTCCACACTGACCTGGAATGTTTTATGAGAGCTGCAAATTGAATTCTTTGCTGTAACGTTTctaatgcattttatttgaaacttcatgtgaATTTTCAACTatcaccatttcaggagagttaTCTTCAGCTCACCTTGTTATGCTCATGGCGAAGACTGTACACccattataattttaaatgtttttcaatatttgtttccTATAGTTAAAATCTCGTCTACAGAAGGGTTCAAGTTAGACTAACAAACAGGAAGAGGTCAGTTCTTCCTCTAACTAATTCGGGAGGAATGAGATGATTTAGGAAGAatataaaaggtttttttaatttggcaaattcAAAGTGGATTTGACCATTTTGTTTAAGTTGCAATGTAATAACATTGGCAGGCTTTCTTGTTTGACCGTAATGCCCACTAGCATATAaaagttttgggttttttaattttgaaaatccaAAGTCAGTTTGGATTTGACCATTTTGTTTAAGCTGCATTGTAATAACATGGGCGGAATGACCTGTTTGACCTTAGTGCCCACTAGCGTGAACCCTGTTATAAATCCATTTACTACAACAAACACCTGTCACATACAAGAACATTTTGTCTTGTAtcttaaatatataatactattcTGTTGTTGCATTGCTTTAGTTAAGGGGTGTTCTCATTATGCAATTAGTCACATCGACTTGTCACATGTCATCGAACAATACTGTGAGAACGCGTAAATCAGAACAACATTAGTCTTATAAGACAAGTCGTGTTGGAATCATACCGATTAGAACGTGTTCTATTTCTCATGACATATCGTAAGctctcagccaatcaaatcacattaaagttCAACTGTTCAGTTTTGTCAACtcatggttttttgtttggtttataAAATTAACATGTTAAAATCCATCAAACCTATTATTGTCCggatgtggtcaataattgttttgttacatatcaTCAGTGAATTTTTtacttcatgttttatttattttagtggaAATTTGTATGCACTTAAATTTTccgcaaaatattttaaagtgacGAGCTTTGTTTGCAGTCATGGAATCTTATACACACGATTCGAGTCGCTATGGCAAATCACATAATGGAAACGGTCTCTTTTTGATTTTAATGTCTGCaatgaattttaaatttttttcagACTGAAGCTACAGCAGGGTTTGTTGGTTGACGTTGGTGCTTTCCCACAAAAGTTCATTGATCTCCTTGAGTTATGCTTGAAGGAAGAACACAAAGATAATCCTAAGTAGGTTTCAAAAAGCAATACCCTACTTACACATGTACAGACAAatgtatgaaaatacaaaaattaatttttaagcaTTAATGGTTTGTACATGAATATTTTGCTTGAgaaaatatttgtgtataatTCATCAAGCTTCTGAAAGGTTAGATATTAGAATTAGCACTGGGTGAAGAGAAAAAATTGTCAGATTATCTATTAAGTTTAAAAATTGTAGAAACCCATTTGTTTCAAAACAACTCCAGCAAGTAAGAAAAAGTCCATGGTCAAAAAACCTgccattgtaaaaaaaaaaacctaaatagtccaaggcaaaaaagtgACCTCCACGGCATTGGCGATTGCCGTGGGCCATTGTAGGAGTTGCAAAATAAACCAACACTTATTACAAGACATTActtttccaaattaaaatatgatttacatgttgtttttaattggcaaatttggcaagtGACAGAGCTTGTGCTGAATAGTTAAAATATATTCTAAACATTGCAACTGGTATACTTTTCTTATATTTAGTTGTCAGTAGTGTATCCTGTtttcaactgttttgttttctcttcctAGATTTATTCTCCATCTTGTATCCCAGTGTTCCCTAGCAGGAGAGAAGTCGTCAGCTGTTCTGAATATAATTGAAACTAATCCTTTCAAACATCTGACTCATCTGTCTCTCAAGTTTGTGCCAGGCAGTGATgcagatattaaaaaatatttagctGACTGTTTGAAGCAGCTCACGGTagtttttaaacttaatattttttatttgttagtggtaGGTGAGGGAAAgagtaggggttaaaaaaaattggggctTAATAAAATTTTCTAGTttagatattatttataattcatgtttatgtttaacttgtaataactaatttaaatgttgaataTTAGTATTCTATAATTAATTCATATGTATTAGTTTATATCTGTCTTTTGATTTTGTCTTCTTGAGAAGATTATTACTTTGTTAATAAATTGTCAAGATAGGCTTCTTAATGGTTGAGAAGactgtttttgttaataaattgtCAAGATAGGCTTCTTAATGGTTGAGAAGACCGTTTTTGTTAATAGATTGTCAAGATAGGCTTCTTAATGTTTGAGAAGACTCAAGATAGGCTTCTTAATGGTTGAGAAGACCGTTTTTGTTAATAGATTGTCAAGATAGGCTTCTTAATGGTTGAGAAGACtgtttttgtgaaataaaaagatgagatataggtattacttttctggCAATGGCAGAAGTATTAACAGCGTCAACTTTTGGGTTTAGTTCCACGCTAaagttttacatttatttccatttctcacaaaccaATAATTCTTGATTaataaaacttggtttgtagttgcacctatgcatatagaacaaaagttaaataaaaaaattaatttaaattttttaattaatgtttttcatcatttatttgggggtttttaattattattttatatgcattaagACAAACGTCcacaggtgcaactataaaccaagtcaGCAACATGAAATAAGTTTATGataggcgagacatttaattctacagaattcttgtttaatattttgttgttttattttaggaaacaaaCATGCTCCTGCAGCAGAGGCTGGAACATACCAACACAGATCTTAGTCAAAAGTTACAACATACTCAAGAGGTAACAATTTAACACAAATATGTTAGTATCTgtgaaaagtaaaattgttGTATAAGAGTTGAAAACTTAATCACTTGGAAATAAGGCTATTTTTGTGTTGTGACTTTGTCACATATTTCAGTCGAAAAAGTCAAatcacattttgatgatataaAGCAGATAATTTGGCCAGTATTGTCAAGTTTGATGGGATGGggatatgataataatatatttataaagagCTTAACACATGAGTATGGGAATGAAATATTCACTGCATATTATTAAACTTGATTAATCAACTCccttatattgttaatattgtcTGACATACAATCAGATAAGTTCAGATTTAATGCAGAACGTTTagtttactaaataaataaaaacaaaatttaaatttacaaaataataatatacagtgttcgagattaacggtatcccgatatcccagggataccagaatttatttttggataccagacttcaagaacccagtatcccaccgggatgccatataatgttgttggggttttataatcctgcgttttttgttttcactaaaACGATGTAAGTCATCATTGACTGGTAAgttaagtaaaagtattttcgagctagtacccagtctaatgctatgccataacaatatccCACCCCCCAacttgtacccagtctaatgctacactgggaCAATAGcagcgtagcaatagactgggaaccgctaagtcgctattgtttttgttggatgttttctCACTTggtattgattccacatctgcaaaaaattgatacaggtaggtttatcattagtaatgtcagaaacacttatagattactgctaaatattaattgatgtcaatattactcaaaaatagatgAAGCCAATCTTTTTGCCGATTCTGTTTGATTGCGAATATCACAAATGCCGCGATTTTGATTGCGgcgtagcattagactgggaaCAAGTACATtttcgtccaagtttgttatgatgttatctatgaatttcatttaaatggGATACtgaattctcaggtgggataccagatttggAAATGTTAGTATTCAACTGGAATACTGCCCAAAttgtttaatctcgaacactgatataATGTGCTGTTTTAGTTTGTGATGTTAAAGAGACAGAAGAACACTGACATTTTGTTCTTtcataacagatatttaaaaaattaaacaattgttttaattaatatcatatatggTAATTTACGCTGTGGAGATTATGCACATGGTATTTGTGTTTACTTGCATTTCATCTGTATATGTCTTTATTTTTAAGTCACTGGCTGCCAGGACAGCGGAGCTTGAGAATCTCAAATCGGAATGGACGTCTCGTATAGCAGATATTTGTTCTCGCGACATAAGGAGGAGATAACTGCAGAGAAAGAAAGATCTATGCAAGTCAGTGAAGCACAAAAGTTATTTCTATCTTTAAagtttgtctgttttgtttaacaacaccactagcgcacattgatgtattaatcatcagttatagGATGTTAGACATTTGGTCTTTGTGACACATAGTCAGaggaaaacctgctacatttttcttttggcattaacctttagactactggattaatttttaacaaaaaccacattgagtgggtacaagtttataatttttactcacatatattcacttaaatgtttcataaatacatgaaataaagttcatatatgaatcggtaagtattattttcgtgtctttttttgtaatttttattattttagatcggctaatggtgattaaaattaggcaaaaaatcgaaaaagttgcgtttacttacgggcatttgtggccagctgtccagtatttatgtccattattcccgataacagtggttttctgaccagaatttttttaaaaacccgaactacgattcatattgcaatatttggtaattttcgttgttggtaaaacgatcaaagttattatcaaattagctgttacaatcagctatcgatccctgaaaattaccgcgacgtgccgccattgttgtcaagcgaaaatacttgccgaaaaccactttttgaactcaaaatttcaaggtattttcaattgaaaaaatcaaaacaaaaaccaccattttgaaaacaaatatttttctttaattacatttccgtttccggtgagtgtcgtctgcaaaacggcgggaaatatgaattggggaatgcactgtatacagtgtacagtatatcgactgacgtgacgtcgggcgagatatctcgcctgcagtagtcagaaggttaagggatcaattatatacaccttcccacagacaggacagcatataccacagcatttgatatactagtcacagAGCATTGGCTGAGACAAGAGAAACACTCCAGTCAAATAATAGGCCTACTGAGGGGATTCAATCTTGCAACCCATGCACCTCGGCTGACTTCTCTACTAATTGAGTTGGATCCTGGAACTGACAAGGCACAAAATCATAGATCTgctattgaaataaaaaaatcttttactTGTCAGTATATtgtaaaagatatattttttaattgggggagtatacatgtagttgagtTATTGCTATAATGTCAGATCCGCAAAAAGctacatttaattaatatgctcttTGTAAATCAATTGTGTGTACAGTTAGCACACAGTTGATGATTGTTTATCTAAGTAGAAAGTCATACTTTATATATTGCAGGTCCAGAATAGTTTACAGGAAAGATATGAACGAGAGAAAAGAGAATTGGAGCAGGCCAGTACTAAACTAGTCCATCAGATGGAGTCGAAGATACACGACTTGGATAGAAACAACAAAGTTGGTTATTTGTAAAGtatacaacataaaacattgGAAACACACCAGTCAAATTTGTGGTGGTAAAAAGGATATGAGAAGAAAAGAGaatacatatatagtctttcCCATCCTCGAttaacattgtttttttgtaaaataatttcagtttaatttgccatacccctctatatcaaaagCTCTAAAGACTAACTCTAACCTTAATCCTAAAAGTAACCCTAACCACTTAAAGGGGGGTACGGGTCGCACTCATGCCTATTTCTCTACAATATTTCAtggataaaactattttgttttcaataataaatcaatcaatatttCTGTACAGGATTTGATGGACAAGAATTACAAATCGGAATCAACGGTGCGCGAACTGCGATCGAAGCTGTCAGGGTTGGAGGAGGACCACATGCGGATGAAGCAGGACATCCAGACTCTGCGTAAACAGAACGCGGGCCTGGACAGTGAGTACCACGAGCAGGAGAAGCTGATCAACCAGCTGCGCACCCGGATAGCGGTGCTCGAGCAGGAGGTCAAGGACAAGGAGCATGTTCTCGCCAAGTCATCCGACCTGTTGCATGCAGAGCAGGACCAGAAGGTGAGGTTGGGTCAGGTCAGCAGGGTCGGCATAGTTCACTGTTATGTTGATAATCTGATAATATTGTAGGGGCaggatttatctcagtcggttgagtgctcgcttgaggtgtttacGTTGCATGCAGAGCAGAGCAGGACCAGAAGGTGAGGGTGGGTTAGGTTGTGTCAACAGGGTCAACGTAGTTCACTGTAATGTTGATAATCTGATGATATTGTCGGGGTGAGatatagctcagttggttgagtgcttgcttgaggtgcttatgtCGCCTGTTGCATGCAGAGCAGGACCAGAAGGTGAGGGTGGGTTAGGTTGTGTCAACAGGGTCAGCATAGTTCACTGTGATGTTGATAATCTGATAATATTGTTGGGGTgagatatagctcagtcggttgagtgctcgcttgagatgcttacGTTGCCTGTTCATGCAGAGCAGTATCATAAGGTGAGGTCAGGGAAAAAGAGTACGTAGTTCACTGTGATGTTGAAAATCTGATAatattgtgtgtgtgagatttagctcagtcagttgagtgctggCTTGAGGACCACCTCGGCGGGTCCATTCAACAGATTGGgatttttttcattccaaccagtgcacgacaactggtcaaaggctggtatgtgctttccagtcggtgggaagtgcatataaaagatcccttgttgcattaggaaaaatgtagcaggtttcctctgataactatgtgtcagaattaccaaatgtttgactgtagtgaacaaacaaactttaataatattgtaaataGGAGGagcaaaaaaaaagtgttttgtttaatgacatcactagagttatcggctattggatgtcaaacatttggtaatttttacagtcttagtgaggaaacccactacattttttcattagtagcaaaggatcttttatatgcaccatcccacagacaggatagcacataccacagcctttgatataccaattgtggtgcattggctggaacgagaaatagcccaatggacctacAGATgggggggatcgatcctagaccggctacatctcgccccaaaATGTGATCAAGGTCtctgcttataaaactttatagGTGTGAACTTCCACAAAGTTGAGACTTAACATCATGGTGATGCACACTGCACACAGCTCCTTTACTAAAGTCAGGGTTTTAAAACGTTTATAAGCAAGAGTGGAGGATTGCAATAAGACATTGTATGGGAGGTGACTCGTCTATGGTGGATCTTAAACTTTTTCTCCCCATGCCCCTCTTTCAACTAACTAATCCCTTTACCTGTTGCCATCTTTCCTTTTTTGCTTTGTTAGTCCTTCGATAAGCTTCATATTCATTTACTAGCATCTTTCACTCTAGAATGAAACACTACcaacctcggtggtgtagtggttaagccatcagacttgaggctggtaggtacagggttcgcatcctggtacaggctcccacgcatagcaagtttaatgactcagtgggtaggtataaggccactacatcgacttctctctcgtcaaccactaacaactaactcactgtcctggcaGACAGCCCAAGTAGCTGAGCTGAGGTGTACTGTGTTAAATAGCTTGATATTCCACATTCAGAATTCGTAGAGTCAATTTTTTGCTGTGCTACCATTCACTCTTCATGAAAAGTATACCAGATGTCTGGTTCTTCATATacatactttaataataaatgaacctACAAGAACACCTCCCATCCCGGATTTGGTCACCCGGGATgggtgtgcctgaaccttaagtggacAGGGGCACGTTAAAAGAGTACCTGTACCTACAAGAACACATGTCACCTGaggtatataaattatatatgaatttgtCTTcagcattatttaaaaattaaattattaacttttatgatattttttaattcttataGTTTCCGTGACTCTCATTGTTATGATAAAGTGTTTTACTTTGAAatggtatttgtttttgtagaaTAAATATAAAGAAGATCTGGACAGGAAAAATAAAGATCTTGCTAGGCTGGAATCCAAGGTGAAGGCAATGTCAGAAGAGCTGGTGAAGGGCAATGAAATTATCAAAAAACTTCAAGGagaaattaaaaattatcatGCTAAGGTACGTAAGTTATGTGACCTACTTTTCTTAGCTCagtttttcttttggtgttGTATGTTATTCTGGGTATATCTTGAAAACTAATCATTCAAAAGAAACATAATGATATATGTGTTATTGATgcagttttgtttaaattgtttcttttttttgcaaaacattCAGTGGATTCAATTGGAAATAATCTTGCACTAAATGTAAATGGTCATTTTCCCAGTGATTCTGATTTTCTGTCTGAAATTGTTCAGATGGACATGTGAAAGCAATTTTAAAAGGCAAATTTCTGCTGTGATACCTTTAAAACGTacagcattattttattttgtgtttcgaGGTTGATTTGGAGTCACAAAGTTCTTAAAATagaacaaatttgttttattatttttatgaaaataagTTCGAGGACTAATctcagaatattaattttcaggtcAAACTGAGAAACCAGATAGCAACAGAACAAGAAAAGTTGTTAAGTGAAAAGGATCAAGAATTGGAGAAGTTACGTCAGGAGCTTGCAACCATCAAGGACAGTTACAGACAAAACGAAGATGAGGTACAggactattaaaaaaaaataactccaCCTTTGATTTGTTATTCTTGTGCAACTAAATTGAATATATTTAATTCTTGTGTTTTTGCTGTTTGATAAAGCGATTTTGACCTCTGTATATAAAATCCAGTCAGGCCAAAGATAGCACTGGTCCAAATATGCCAACAGTTAATCACATGGTTAAAATCTTCCCATGAAACATGAGCATCCTGTTTCAGTCACGTAGTTGGCTACTTCCTTGTTTCTCCTTCACTGTAATGTGGCTTAGCCCTCTACATTGTGGCCGATTTGGTCGCATATGTGACCATGTTGTTTGTATTTGCCG
The sequence above is drawn from the Gigantopelta aegis isolate Gae_Host chromosome 6, Gae_host_genome, whole genome shotgun sequence genome and encodes:
- the LOC121374853 gene encoding LOW QUALITY PROTEIN: spindle assembly abnormal protein 6 homolog (The sequence of the model RefSeq protein was modified relative to this genomic sequence to represent the inferred CDS: deleted 2 bases in 1 codon) yields the protein MADELFSKRLPVLFKSNDREDRRGSVYLRMEIQAVSAPLQRKELVVRLTDEKDLFFLYTLRLGEEDFQTLKLQQGLLVDVGAFPQKFIDLLELCLKEEHKDNPKFILHLVSQCSLAGEKSSAVLNIIETNPFKHLTHLSLKFVPGSDADIKKYLADCLKQLTETNMLLQQRLEHTNTDLSQKLQHTQESLAARTAELENLKSEWTSRIADLFSRHKEEITAEKERSMQVQNSLQERYEREKRELEQASTKLVHQMESKIHDLDRNNKDLMDKNYKSESTVRELRSKLSGLEEDHMRMKQDIQTLRKQNAGLDSEYHEQEKLINQLRTRIAVLEQEVKDKEHVLAKSSDLLHAEQDQKNKYKEDLDRKNKDLARLESKVKAMSEELVKGNEIIKKLQGEIKNYHAKVKLRNQIATEQEKLLSEKDQELEKLRQELATIKDSYRQNEDENKKLKDSLESTTNKLEECRQLLKTNENVIQWLNKQINEQQLSHHRLGAFEMPSATSNMRPSSAGMHNFSTSSYGSASHLPSQPMTNPGIAMPRPYPNAHRQPQVQYNPGNPRKTHLPVPVSRVGPPPPIPEEIRPTSNHSNHSSPGSTHSADKENDPPVDPKYFQKREDAIPVRGLMNRSNSPVMTSAPQTTVVTNSSTRISQQMIVPRHTQPPLASAYFPGQSKAS